From one Solanum stenotomum isolate F172 chromosome 12, ASM1918654v1, whole genome shotgun sequence genomic stretch:
- the LOC125849413 gene encoding uncharacterized protein LOC125849413 — protein MPHQNQGQNGQQGVWMYQCIHCKKNFPSSQAIAGHTKGHFRDGWVKGTPQSKVFVLFSEYQQQQGSITDSSIPEKHVFSAATSDTHLTDAHRLPIGDVQNSRSLVVRPPSPASASSSRQPRIPRHHLRLRDLKILARLRARLTREEQEVILRLLDSAMEQAKQSRKKSTEAEVIPNRNSEAAAAIGTTDTDTDVSSEESDDESKTM, from the exons ATGCCTCATCAGAATCAG GGACAAAATGGGCAGCAGGGTGTGTGGATGTACCAATGCATCCATTGTAAAAAAAACTTCCCTTCAAGCCAGGCCATAGCAGGCCATACAAAGGGTCATTTCAGAGATGGCTGGGTTAAAGGAACCCCCCAGAGCAAAGTATTTGtactattttctgagtatcagcAGCAGCAGGGTTCTATTACTGACTCTTCAATTCCCGAGAAACATGTTTTTTCTGCAGCAACATCTGACACTCACTTAACAGATGCTCATCGATTGCCAATAGGTGATGTGCAGAATTCCAGAAGCCTGGTCGTACGGCCTCCATCTCCAGCTTCAGCTTCGTCTAGCAGACAACCACGAATCCCTAGGCATCATTTGAGGCTTCGTGATCTGAAGATACTAGCTAGGCTAAGGGCTCGTCTTACCAGAGAGGAGCAAGAAGTCATTTTGCGTCTTCTTGATAGTGCTATGGAACAG GCAAAACAATCAAGAAAGAAGAGCACTGAGGCGGAGGTGATCCCAAATAGAAACTCAGAAGCAGCAGCTGCGATTGGAACTACTGACACAGATACCGATGTCTCTTCTGAGGAATCGGATGATGAGTCCAAAACTATGTGA